The following are encoded in a window of Thunnus albacares chromosome 17, fThuAlb1.1, whole genome shotgun sequence genomic DNA:
- the nfe2l1a gene encoding endoplasmic reticulum membrane sensor NFE2L1a, translating into MLYLKKYFTEGLIQTVILLSLCGVRVDVGLEPYLLPSLHEMILGPTWALTQTQFHNLRNRLDDGHDLHPKSVDLDGFFTTRRLLGWVHSLDRLQVPHAELETWLVQREPDPLPVERAPAVVERNQTAPPAETRAGLGMLEEEEDDDNKEEGTHNVLHHIAAMDDREEEEEEEEEEEEDLARMHRRQWRGEGGERPQGSDQHANNRELTQNEVDQTSFSLQECLRLLDETFPFSEEQQLCDVGGRRGDLEHQLPGREPQLSPIIPTDNPSLDLQLHWLDLLAVMEPENTDVDMMTSFDHALDSRPYRIFNGVRPESLQQNSNNHDNGLTETDQEVMVAPLQHGHSEVEPALLPLTPSAELDDHSSALSTRDTLKNSHVNPTHSLPDHMRLFAEDPSEDFSMGLNEDNNTSTFNMNLLTEDPVDNMESSLCSRYAPCPENLASFDVTFQSSDLTPSSSSPSLEEKDMAQNLSKSPSGIFLVDEEEDVEDEDGLPSPLSDLLEDAAILDEIRLLDLALEEGFSPEMAARLEEEGYLDREISHQEPSQFNHKITGNEEREDNHSGMAVTEAQGQPRRHQQDGEDEADSDSGLSLDFSHSPASPCTSEASSYSSSSSSSSTSSSSCVSAVGSPFSEDEDEDAEDMLVGSDMELEVTIKQEEQEEEEMGAVGGGYSEDMNKLFPSNYGDHKLFNAFPWLEHIDHDHTYNQPLSSASSVHLGKMTTKHTKSSLRHDNNNPYHRSSSRHITESKMWSRDEWRAQALKIPFSNELIVNLPVEEFNELLANYQLNEEQLTLVRDIRRRGKNKIAAQNCRQRKLGMLLGLEEDVSGLRRHRSRLLREKQEALRNLQEMKRRLSMLYREVFSRLRDEEGRPLDTAEHMLHFGPNGSVMVAPRQQGAELPLTGEKSSKKQRGKKK; encoded by the exons ATGCTGTACCTAAAGAAATACTTCACTGAGGGTCTTATCCAGACGGTCATCCTTCTCAGCCTGTGTGGAGTGAGGGTTGACGTGGGACTGGAGCCCTACCTGCTTCCATCCTTGCATGAGATGATCCTGGGTCCGACCTGGGCACTCACCCAAACGCAGTTCCACAACCTTCGTAATCGCCTGGATGACGGCCATGACCTGCACCCAAAGAGTGTGGATCTGGATGGGTTCTTCACGACACGAAGGCTGCTGGGCTGGGTCCACTCTCTGGACAGACTACAG GTTCCTCATGCAGAGCTGGAGACGTGGCTGGTCCAGCGGGAGCCAGATCCTCTGCCAGTGGAGAGAGCTCCTGCTGTGGTAGAGAGAAACCAAACTGCCCCGCCTGCAGAGACCAGAGCTGGACTTGGTATGcttgaagaagaagaggatgatgataataaaGAG GAAGGAACACATAATGTACTTCATCACATTGCTGCTATGGAtgacagagaagaggaagaggaggaggaggaagaggaggaggaagacctGGCCAGGATGCACAGACGTCAATGGAGGGGAGAGGGCGGAGAAAGACCACAAGGTTCTGACCAACATGCTAACAACAGAGAGCTGACTCAAAATGAAGTAGACCAG AcctctttctccctccaggAGTGTTTGAGGCTATTGGATGAAACATTTCCCTTCTCAGAGGAACAACAG TTATGTGATGTTGGTGGTAGAAGGGGAGACCTAGAGCATCAGCTCCCAGGCAGGGAGCCCCAGTTGTCCCCCATCATCCCAACCGATAACCCTTCCTTGGACCTGCAGCTCCATTGGCTGGATCTTTTGGCTGTAATGGAGCCTGAG AACACAGATGTtgacatgatgacatcatttgaCCATGCCCTGGATTCAAGACCATATAGGATCTTTAACGGTGTTAGGCCTGAATCTCTGCAACAAAACTCTAACAACCATGACAACGGCTTAACAGAGACTGATCAGGAAGTTATGGTGGCTCCCCTGCAGCATG GCCATTCAGAGGTAGAGCCAGCCCTGCTTCCCCTCACCCCCAGTGCAGAGCTGGATGACCACAGTTCAGCGTTGAGCACAAGAGACACTTTGAAAAACTCCCATGTAAATCCCACGCACAGTCTTCCAGACCACATGCGTCTGTTTGCAGAGGATCCATCAGAAGACTTCTCCATGGGACTAAATGAAGACAATAACACGAGTACCTTCAACATGAATCTGCTAACAGAAGATCCTGTGGATAACATGGAAAGCAGCCTGTGTTCACGGTATGCTCCCTGCCCTGAAAACCTTGCTAGTTTTGATGTTACCTTTCAGTCGAGTGACTTAACACCTTCCAGCTCTTCCCCATCTCTGGAGGAGAAAGATATGGCCCAAAACCTTTCAAAATCTCCTTCTGGCATCTTTCTGGTtgacgaggaggaggatgttGAGGATGAAGATGGTCTCCCTAGCCCACTTAGTGACCTCTTAGAGGATGCTGCCATCCTGGACGAGATCAGATTGTTGGACCTGGCCCTGGAAGAGGGATTCAGTCCTGAGATGGCGGCCAGGCTGGAAGAAGAGGGCTATCTTGATCGTGAAATATCCCATCAGGAACCTAGCCAGTTCAACCACAAAATCACCGGCAACGAAGAGAGAGAAGATAACCACTCTGGCATGGCGGTGACAGAAGCACAGGGTCAACCAAGGAGACATCAGCAAG ACGGTGAGGATGAGGCAGACTCAGACTCTGGTCTCTCTCTGGACTTCAGCCACAGCCCTGCTTCTCCATGCACTTCTGAGGCCTCCTCgtattcctcttcctcctcctcttcctcaaccTCTTCTTCATCTTGTGTGTCAGCTGTGGGAAGTCCCTTCTCTGAAGACGAGGACGAAGATGCTGAGGACATGTTAGTTGGTTCAGATATGGAATTGGAGGTAACAATaaagcaggaggagcaggaagaggaggaaatgggGGCAGTAGGGGGAGGCTACTCTGAAGATATGAACAAACTCTTCCCTTCCAACTATGGGGATCACAAGCTGTTCAATGCCTTTCCGTGGCTGGAGCATATCGACCACGATCACACCTACAACCAGCCCTTGTCGTCTGCCTCCTCTGTACACCTGGGCAAGATGACCACCAAACACACCAAATCCTCCCTGCGACATGATAACAACAACCCTTACCACCGCTCCTCTTCCAGACACATCACTGAGAGCAAAATGTGGAGCCGGGATGAATGGCGTGCACAAGCCCTGAAGATTCCCTTCTCCAATGAGCTGATTGTTAATCTGCCAGTGGAGGAGTTCAATGAGCTACTGGCCAATTACCAGCTCAATGAGGAGCAGCTTACCCTGGTCAGGGACATACGACGCCGCGGAAAGAACAAGATAGCTGCTCAGAACTGCAGGCAGAGGAAACTGGGCATGCTTCTGGGACTGGAGGAGGATGTATCAGGGTTGAGGCGCCACCGTTCACGGCTGCTCCGAGAGAAACAGGAGGCCCTGAGGAATCTGCAGGAAATGAAACGTAGACTGAGTATGTTGTACAGGGAAGTCTTTTCCAGGCTGAGGGACGAGGAGGGGAGGCCACTGGACACTGCAGAGCACATGCTTCATTTTGGGCCAAATGGTAGTGTCATGGTGGCTCCTCGCCAACAAGGGGCAGAGCTGCCACTGACAGGTGAAAAAAGCAGCAAGAAACAGAGGGGCAAGAAaaagtga
- the praf2 gene encoding PRA1 family protein 2, translating into MAGVQPPPLRTLDDFLLSSARFAVPDLRDLDRWNNRIINNLLYYQSNYFLSALGFLLVVAYFQPFELLVGAMVVTLLFVGFVWAAENQAPIRRFRRNHPSVAVLAILLVSYLFLSVLGGVAVFLFGIAFPILMVLVHASVRLRSLKNKLENKLESIGLKRTPMGLLLEALGQEQEAGS; encoded by the exons ATGGCAGGCGTGCAGCCGCCACCCCTACGGACCCTCGATGATTTCCTCCTGAGCTCGGCCCGGTTCGCCGTGCCCGACCTGCGCGACCTGGACCGCTGGAACAACCGTATCATCAACAACCTGCTGTACTACCAGAGCAATTATTTCCTGTCCGCACTGGGCTTCCTGCTCGTAGTGGC GTATTTCCAGCCCTTCGAGTTGTTGGTGGGGGCGATGGTGGTCACCTTGTTGTTCGTGGGCTTTGTCTGGGCTGCTGAGAACCAAGCTCCCATTCGACGTTTCCGTAGAAACCACCCATCAGTCGCTGTGTTGGCTATTCTTTTGGTCAGTTATCTGTTCCTATCAGTGTTGGGAGGCGTGGCCGTGTTCCTGTTTGGGATAGCCTTCCCTATACTGA TGGTTCTTGTCCACGCTTCGGTGAGACTGCGCAGCCTGAAGAACAAGCTGGAGAACAAATTGGAGAGCATCGGTCTGAAGAGGACACCCATGGGACTCCTGTTAGAGGCCCTGGGACAGGAACAGGAGGCTGGATCctag